The following proteins are co-located in the Halopelagius inordinatus genome:
- a CDS encoding hemolysin family protein: protein MVNVVLSAAQVVLALFLVVLNGFFVASEFAFVRIRGTSVDQLVSEGRAGSETLQEVMTNLDNYLATTQLGITIASLGLGWVGEPAVAALLEPVLAPILPEGTLHFVAFAIGFTIITFLHVVFGELAPKTLAIAQTERLSLFLAPPMKLFYYILYPGIVVFNGAANAFTRSLGVPPASESDETLGERELLRVLTQSGEEGDIDVAEVTMIERVFDLDDTVVREVMVPRPDVVGVPADTPLSELHSTVFEAGHTRYPVLDADDGDQVIGFVDVKDVLRAEVDGGDAELVGDIARDVLIVPETMAISDLLMQFRDDHQQVAAVIDEWGSFEGIATVEDIVEALVGDLRDEFDLDEREHSIRRRDDGNYDIDGGVPLSKVNDVLDADFESEEVETIGGLVLGELNRAPEVGDRVEVAGHAIEVTNVEGTRISTVRVHEEGADDPAAE, encoded by the coding sequence ATGGTAAACGTCGTTCTCTCGGCGGCGCAGGTCGTTCTCGCGCTGTTTCTCGTGGTGTTGAACGGCTTCTTCGTCGCGTCGGAGTTCGCGTTCGTCCGGATCCGAGGAACGTCGGTCGACCAACTCGTCTCGGAGGGGCGGGCCGGTTCGGAGACGCTCCAAGAGGTGATGACCAACCTCGACAACTACCTCGCGACGACGCAACTCGGCATCACCATCGCATCGCTGGGACTGGGATGGGTCGGCGAACCCGCCGTGGCGGCGCTTCTCGAACCCGTGTTGGCTCCGATTCTCCCCGAGGGGACGCTCCACTTCGTCGCCTTCGCTATCGGATTCACTATCATCACGTTCCTCCACGTCGTCTTCGGCGAACTCGCTCCGAAGACGCTCGCAATCGCCCAGACCGAGCGACTCTCGCTTTTCCTCGCCCCGCCGATGAAGTTATTCTACTACATCCTCTATCCGGGGATCGTCGTCTTCAACGGGGCGGCCAACGCGTTCACGCGGTCGCTCGGCGTCCCGCCCGCGTCCGAGTCAGACGAGACGCTCGGCGAACGGGAACTCCTCCGGGTGCTCACGCAGTCCGGCGAGGAGGGGGACATCGACGTGGCGGAAGTGACGATGATAGAGCGCGTGTTCGACCTCGACGACACCGTGGTGCGGGAGGTCATGGTCCCGCGACCGGACGTGGTGGGCGTTCCGGCGGACACTCCGCTGTCCGAACTGCACTCGACCGTCTTCGAGGCCGGTCACACGCGCTACCCGGTACTCGACGCCGACGACGGCGACCAAGTGATCGGATTCGTCGACGTCAAGGACGTGCTGCGAGCGGAGGTAGACGGCGGGGACGCCGAACTCGTCGGCGACATCGCCCGCGATGTTCTCATCGTCCCGGAGACGATGGCGATAAGCGACCTCCTGATGCAGTTCAGAGATGACCACCAGCAGGTGGCCGCGGTCATCGACGAGTGGGGGTCCTTCGAGGGTATCGCGACGGTCGAAGACATCGTCGAGGCCCTCGTCGGAGACCTTCGAGACGAGTTCGACCTCGACGAGCGCGAACACTCGATACGGCGACGCGACGACGGGAACTACGACATCGACGGAGGCGTCCCGCTGTCTAAAGTCAACGACGTCCTCGATGCGGACTTCGAGAGCGAGGAGGTCGAAACCATCGGCGGACTGGTGCTCGGGGAACTCAACCGCGCGCCGGAGGTCGGTGACCGCGTCGAAGTCGCCGGCCACGCCATCGAGGTGACGAACGTAGAGGGAACCCGGATTTCGACCGTTCGCGTCCACGAAGAAGGGGCCGACGACCCTGCGGCGGAGTGA